The genomic DNA CGCAATCGATCATCCATTCGATGGTTGAATTCGAGGACGGATCGATCCTGGCGCAATTAAGCCCTCCCGATATGCGTTTGCCAATTCAATACGCATTGACGTATCCTGAACGCCTGCCGTGCATCGCGCCGCCGCTGGATCGATCGTGTCCGTGGGATCTTTCCTTGGAACCTGTCGATCACGATCGATTCCCCGCGTTAAACCTGGCGTTTGAAGTCGCTCGGGTGGGTGGAACCGCTGGCGCCGTGGTCAACGCAGCAAATGAACAAGCGGTTGCTCTGTTTCTCGACAGGCAGATCCGGTTTACTGATATTGTGCCAGCATGTCGTATGGCACTCGAAAATCATCAACATGAAAGCGATCCTTCGTTACAGCGGCTGTTGCAGCTGGATCGATGGGCTCGCGCGGAGGTGCAGCGGTGGAGCTGTGGAATGCAGGCATAATCGAACTTCTGGCGGATACCGATCCATCTTTACTGATGGCCATCCTGACCAAGGTTGGCCTTTGGTTAAAGGTCGCCATCGGAATCGGCTTGGTCATCTTCGTCCACGAATTGGGGCACTTCGTTGCCGCCAAAAGCTGTGGGGTGAAGTGTGAGAAGTTCTACGTGGGCTTTGATGTCCCGATCAACATCGGGCCGATCAAGCTCCCCCGGACGCTGGGGAAATTCACTTGGGGGGAGACCGAATACGGACTCGGCATCATCCCGCTGGGCGGGTACGTCAAAATGCTCGGCCAAGACGACGACCCACGCAAAGCGGCTGAAGAGAACAAACGGATTAAAATCGCCAACGAAGAAGCGACTCCCGGCGATGAGACCGCGCCGCCGTACAAGCTCGATCCACGTAGCTTCCAAGCCAAAAGCGTGCTGCAGCGGATGTTTATCATCAGCGCTGGGGTGATCGTCAACGTGATCACGGCCGTCATGTTCGCCGCCGCGGCATTCTGGTACGGCGTGCCCTACACCCCCGCGATCATCGGATCGACCCAACCGGGCGACCCCGCCTGGTTGGCAGGCATCCAGCCCGGTTCGCAAGTCGTTTCGGTCGGCACGATCGAAAATAACGATCAATTGCAGTTCCGGGACATGCGTTCGGAGATCCTTGAACAAGGCTTGGATGATAAAACCAAACCGGTCGCCTTTACCGTTCGCAAGGATGGCGAAGAGACTTCGTACCAATTGATCCCGACGCTCCGCTACGATCCCAAGAAGATCGCCGTCGCCATCGGCGTGGTCCCTCAATTGTCGACGACCCTTGCGACCGACGTCACGTTTTACCCCAACAGTGCTGCGGCGACCGTGCTCGACAAAAGCTTCGGCGGTGCCCAAGCGATCGAACTCGACGGCGTCGCGCTGCCGGAAACCGAAGGGGACATCTATCTGACACCGATCGTCGAAGCGATGCGGGTCAAAGCTTCCGCGCCGATCGAGTTGACGTTTTTGTTGACCGATGAATCGAAGAAAACGATCACGCTCCCCCCTCAGAACATGAAATCGCTGGGGGGCACCTTTGGCGTCGGGCCAATCACCGGCTTGGTTCAAGGAGGCAATGCGGAGAAGGCGGGCCTGAAACCGGGCGATCAAATCATTCGATTTGATGGGCAGGATCAATTGTCCGCATTCGCGCTCCGCGACCTAGCCTATCAACGCGACAGCGCCGTCGAAATCGTGGTGCAACGCGCCACCGAGGGAAGCGAACCCGAAGAGATTACCTTTAATGTAGCCCCCGACGCGGTCAGCGCTCCGCCCGAAGCCAGTGGCATCGACTTGGCATTGGATCGCTTCGGCATCGCGTATACCGCTTCGAATCGACTCGCAACGGTCGACGAAGGAAGCCCGTTGGCGGCCTCGTTTGAGCCGGGTGACCAGATCACGCGGATCACCGTCTCGTGGAACAACGACGCCGAGAAGAAGGAACTCAGCGGCTTTGTGCCGATGAAACTCCTGAACGATTCGTGGGATATCGACGACTTTTACACCGTCCCGATGCTGGTTGCCAACCTGCAGATGCTTCCCGCGGGTACCGAGATCCGCGTTCTGGGGGCCAAGGGAGACACCGCCGATGGGAAAGTCATCGACACCGTCGTGAAACTGAAGTCCGACTCCGACCAATACTGGCCCGAACGAGGCCTGCGGTTTGAAACGATTAAGCGGATCCATCGTGCCGATTCGTTGGCCGCCGCCTTCAGCCTGGGCTACAACGAAGCGGTCCATCGCGGCAAAGGAGTGCTCCGGTTCTTGAAAATGTTGGTGACCGGACGTTTGAAAGCCGATCTGCTGGGCGGCCCGGTGGCGATCTTTACGATCGCTGGCTCGCACGCCGCCGAAGGCATCCCCCGTTTGTTAATGTTCTTGACCTTCTTAAGTATTAACTTGGCGATCCTGAACTTCTTGCCGATTCCCGCCCTCGATGGTGGACACATGGTCTTCCTGATCGCCGAAGCGGTGCTCGGCCGACCGGTCGACGAAGAATGGCAAGCGCGTTTGACGATGGTCGGCGTGCTGATGCTGCTGGGGTTGATGGCGTTTGCGTTCTACAACGATATCGCCCGTTTGATCGGCTGACCGCCGGCAGCGTAAACGGAATCTTGCAAAGAGCCACAGGCGGTCCTCGGATCGTGTGTGGCTCTTTTGCATTACGGTCATGGGCGGCTTGCTGGAACGATTGGTCTCGCCTGGGCGGGAAGCGGAATTTTGGGGGGCGATGGCCGACGCACGCCATCCAGTTTTTCCATTTTGCCTGATTGAACCAGCCGACCCAGACTGCTATCCTGCCACTCTCTTCGACGCACTCGCGGGGCAACTTGCGAGTCTTGCGCCATCTATTCCCAATGCATTTTGACGGACCCGAGAGAGGCTTGCCCATGTTTCATCGC from Rosistilla carotiformis includes the following:
- a CDS encoding site-2 protease family protein, encoding MAILTKVGLWLKVAIGIGLVIFVHELGHFVAAKSCGVKCEKFYVGFDVPINIGPIKLPRTLGKFTWGETEYGLGIIPLGGYVKMLGQDDDPRKAAEENKRIKIANEEATPGDETAPPYKLDPRSFQAKSVLQRMFIISAGVIVNVITAVMFAAAAFWYGVPYTPAIIGSTQPGDPAWLAGIQPGSQVVSVGTIENNDQLQFRDMRSEILEQGLDDKTKPVAFTVRKDGEETSYQLIPTLRYDPKKIAVAIGVVPQLSTTLATDVTFYPNSAAATVLDKSFGGAQAIELDGVALPETEGDIYLTPIVEAMRVKASAPIELTFLLTDESKKTITLPPQNMKSLGGTFGVGPITGLVQGGNAEKAGLKPGDQIIRFDGQDQLSAFALRDLAYQRDSAVEIVVQRATEGSEPEEITFNVAPDAVSAPPEASGIDLALDRFGIAYTASNRLATVDEGSPLAASFEPGDQITRITVSWNNDAEKKELSGFVPMKLLNDSWDIDDFYTVPMLVANLQMLPAGTEIRVLGAKGDTADGKVIDTVVKLKSDSDQYWPERGLRFETIKRIHRADSLAAAFSLGYNEAVHRGKGVLRFLKMLVTGRLKADLLGGPVAIFTIAGSHAAEGIPRLLMFLTFLSINLAILNFLPIPALDGGHMVFLIAEAVLGRPVDEEWQARLTMVGVLMLLGLMAFAFYNDIARLIG